One genomic region from Leptolyngbyaceae cyanobacterium JSC-12 encodes:
- a CDS encoding D-heptose-1-phosphate adenylyltransferase (IMG reference gene:2510097572~PFAM: Cytidylyltransferase~TIGRFAM: rfaE bifunctional protein, domain II; cytidyltransferase-related domain) produces MISGVYTVEELQQAIRAEPQYWRPLVFTNGCFDLLHAGHVRYLQAAKRLGQSLVIGLNSDRSVQTIKPQAAGKPPRPIVPEAQRAEVLAALKPVDGVVIFHEKTASELVAALQPDVYVKGGDYSLATLPEAAVVQTYGGRVEFVQIEVPSSTSAIVERILATRGDRV; encoded by the coding sequence ATGATTTCTGGTGTGTACACGGTTGAGGAACTGCAACAGGCAATCCGTGCAGAGCCACAGTATTGGCGACCCCTCGTTTTTACCAATGGATGTTTTGATTTGTTACATGCAGGGCATGTCCGTTACTTGCAGGCAGCAAAGCGACTGGGGCAATCACTGGTGATTGGTCTAAACAGTGACCGATCAGTGCAAACCATTAAACCCCAGGCAGCCGGAAAACCCCCTCGTCCAATTGTGCCAGAAGCCCAACGGGCTGAGGTGCTGGCTGCTCTCAAGCCTGTGGATGGAGTTGTCATCTTTCACGAGAAAACAGCCAGTGAACTGGTTGCAGCCTTGCAGCCAGATGTGTACGTTAAAGGAGGTGATTATAGTTTGGCAACCCTTCCTGAAGCGGCTGTTGTGCAAACCTATGGCGGACGGGTGGAGTTTGTACAAATCGAAGTCCCTAGTTCTACCTCGGCGATCGTTGAACGAATTTTGGCAACCAGAGGCGATAGGGTATAG
- a CDS encoding hypothetical protein (IMG reference gene:2510097568), with the protein MPSSGLIGYTGFVGSNLAQAADFDALYNTQNIASIRGQTFNQLVCAAPQAKKWWANQNPEADLDSIQQLISHLEHVQAEQFILISSIDVFPRITDVDELFDCTSLENHFYGRNRLILERFVTAFFPRAYVLRLPGLFGPGLRKNVIFDLLHNNDVEKITPESQFQWYDVTRLWSDVQRAIAHDLRLVMLATEPVATADIQTQFFPDVTIGAAAGQPIYYNVRTRYAEVFGGKNGYILPKAAVLAAIGRFVAAEQGKPA; encoded by the coding sequence ATGCCTAGCTCTGGTTTGATTGGATATACAGGATTTGTCGGGAGTAACTTAGCCCAGGCTGCCGACTTTGACGCGCTTTACAATACCCAAAATATTGCCAGCATTCGTGGACAAACATTTAATCAATTGGTGTGTGCGGCTCCGCAGGCAAAGAAGTGGTGGGCAAATCAAAATCCAGAGGCGGATCTGGATTCAATTCAACAATTGATCAGCCATCTGGAACACGTGCAAGCAGAGCAATTTATTTTGATTTCTTCGATTGACGTGTTTCCCCGCATCACTGATGTAGATGAACTGTTTGATTGTACGAGTCTGGAGAATCATTTCTATGGGCGCAATCGGTTAATCCTGGAGCGATTTGTTACGGCATTTTTCCCCCGTGCTTATGTGCTCCGATTGCCAGGGTTATTTGGTCCAGGACTGCGGAAGAATGTCATTTTTGATCTGTTGCACAACAATGATGTAGAAAAAATCACGCCAGAGAGCCAGTTTCAATGGTATGACGTGACTCGGTTGTGGAGTGATGTGCAGCGAGCGATCGCCCATGATTTGCGGTTAGTGATGCTAGCAACAGAGCCAGTGGCAACGGCTGACATTCAAACCCAATTTTTCCCAGATGTAACCATTGGCGCTGCCGCTGGACAACCGATTTACTATAATGTGCGGACTCGTTATGCCGAGGTGTTTGGTGGCAAAAATGGGTACATTCTCCCAAAAGCAGCGGTGTTGGCAGCGATCGGTCGATTTGTGGCAGCAGAGCAAGGGAAACCAGCGTGA
- a CDS encoding GUN4-like protein (IMG reference gene:2510097573~PFAM: GUN4-like) — MSSFSINSFDSTTTPNAFEQTTEELLTRLRSTPEKGLFSLIQELEANGEAGLTVLMKLLQERCGDRSSSAAAFSPGQEPDLVAGAIYQVLFRAESPTCADFLQTYFPTGVVPLRSQSNIDYHPLQILLAKQEFQAADQLTLQKLCELAGESAMQRKWIYFTEVKQFPAIDLQTIDALWRVHSQGQFGFSVQRELWLSVGKNWDKLWTKIGWKDGINWTRYPQGFTWDLTAPKGHLPLSNQLRGVRVMASLMAHPAWNPG; from the coding sequence ATGAGCAGTTTTTCTATCAACTCGTTTGATTCGACCACAACTCCCAATGCTTTTGAGCAAACAACTGAGGAACTTTTAACCAGGTTAAGATCTACTCCCGAAAAAGGCTTGTTCTCGTTGATTCAAGAACTGGAAGCTAACGGGGAAGCTGGATTAACGGTTCTTATGAAGCTTCTGCAAGAACGTTGCGGTGATCGCTCTAGTTCTGCCGCAGCATTCAGCCCTGGGCAAGAACCAGATCTGGTCGCTGGAGCAATTTATCAGGTTTTATTTCGAGCAGAGTCGCCAACCTGTGCCGACTTTTTGCAGACTTACTTCCCAACTGGGGTGGTGCCGCTGCGATCACAATCCAATATTGACTATCACCCACTACAAATTCTCCTGGCAAAACAAGAATTTCAAGCCGCCGATCAATTAACTCTGCAAAAACTGTGTGAGCTAGCGGGAGAATCCGCCATGCAACGTAAGTGGATTTATTTTACGGAAGTAAAGCAATTTCCTGCGATCGATTTACAAACCATTGATGCCTTGTGGCGGGTTCATTCTCAGGGGCAATTTGGCTTCTCGGTTCAACGAGAACTGTGGCTCAGCGTAGGTAAAAACTGGGATAAACTGTGGACAAAAATTGGTTGGAAGGATGGCATCAACTGGACTCGCTATCCTCAAGGCTTCACCTGGGATCTGACTGCCCCTAAAGGGCATCTCCCTTTATCAAATCAACTACGGGGCGTGCGTGTCATGGCATCTCTCATGGCTCATCCAGCCTGGAACCCAGGATAA
- a CDS encoding hypothetical protein (IMG reference gene:2510097569), producing the protein MVQKKLHNSGQVTRFIQAIVRNQSTYLVLFLLSPFLVYFDVIFGGFTISSNEVGANPNQRFGRILPVLDPLAGSLQDHPWLAKIGHSLRQFSIPLINLDNGIGAPLLESMQSGVLYPLNFLLVFMDLSSSQFFDLFSVFHILILLINAFVLFKLYIRWELALVLALAMAFGWSTFLLVNMGHYRSFVWAPLITWAAVKMARNQYSMTTILIAIFAIFCSVTAGNPQESFFDLIAACIFFGAESVVSGKIRWRAIAIFLLSFLAGILIASPSFIPYVVSKSQGLLLSVESPDRSKIAISFPWLLGWIIQYINGTHPRWYRETTFSGDDYAVFAVHPLFIFLIFVGIFVIFLNRTTDKRRAVLFFLLLGAGLTSLLNTTVLSPFREILTQIPFVNTLRYPKYIHHIHLLFATSAAIALFLALDTPFKLRRRCALLGFTTLVLTIIAIVLFNLVDPAWQFNSRRIDQLLIVWGGSIFAVLSGLSVLLTSQHSLKWRWFFGSILIVSLLIKPYGFFKALTHHSPFPIQGIDLTQERILSNAEVANSNLLRNYEQIGVFDPILNKEFAIFMAENFKLTGILLNQVAPDVLLTAKQVDILRLIGVTSIYRHPVQDGTFVTRLSSEFIKVNNPLPKVFLVNSTQAIEAACEQRDYTRAIAEIQAATISQPASFQKAINDLRFKLDHSGQGTLVSLQAFSTGWQLNGVKASKFCRAFNAWQGDFQAGKPYQLTYLPPGLQLSCRVALMGILLMLMAVGLSNQPLLKSEKS; encoded by the coding sequence ATGGTTCAAAAAAAGCTGCACAATTCGGGGCAAGTCACTCGCTTTATTCAAGCGATCGTACGAAATCAATCTACTTATCTGGTTTTATTTCTGCTGTCTCCCTTTCTGGTCTATTTTGATGTTATCTTTGGTGGTTTCACAATTTCCAGCAATGAAGTAGGTGCCAATCCCAATCAACGGTTTGGGCGGATTCTTCCCGTTCTCGATCCGCTGGCTGGTAGTTTACAAGATCACCCCTGGCTGGCGAAGATTGGACACTCCTTGCGGCAGTTTTCCATCCCTCTGATCAATTTAGACAATGGGATTGGTGCACCCTTATTAGAATCAATGCAATCGGGAGTATTATATCCGTTGAACTTTTTATTAGTGTTCATGGATCTGTCATCGTCGCAATTTTTCGACTTATTTTCAGTTTTCCATATTCTCATTCTTCTGATTAATGCTTTTGTCCTATTTAAACTTTATATCCGCTGGGAACTTGCTCTGGTTTTAGCCCTAGCAATGGCATTTGGCTGGTCAACCTTCTTATTAGTCAATATGGGGCATTATCGATCATTTGTCTGGGCACCATTGATTACCTGGGCGGCTGTGAAAATGGCTCGCAACCAGTATTCAATGACTACAATATTGATTGCTATTTTTGCCATTTTCTGTTCTGTTACAGCCGGGAACCCACAAGAAAGCTTCTTTGATCTGATAGCAGCTTGCATCTTTTTTGGGGCTGAAAGTGTTGTATCTGGGAAAATACGCTGGCGAGCGATCGCAATTTTTCTACTATCGTTTCTGGCGGGAATTCTTATTGCTTCTCCCTCGTTCATCCCTTATGTTGTCAGCAAAAGTCAAGGCTTATTGTTATCTGTAGAATCCCCCGATCGCTCCAAAATTGCTATCAGCTTTCCCTGGCTCCTAGGTTGGATTATTCAATATATCAACGGCACCCATCCACGCTGGTATCGAGAAACTACATTTTCAGGAGATGATTATGCAGTATTTGCAGTTCATCCCTTATTTATTTTTCTAATATTTGTTGGAATATTTGTTATTTTTCTCAACCGCACAACCGATAAACGTAGAGCAGTTTTATTTTTCCTGTTATTGGGGGCAGGACTAACGAGTTTATTAAATACGACCGTATTGAGTCCCTTTCGCGAAATTCTTACTCAAATTCCCTTCGTGAATACGCTGCGGTATCCTAAATATATTCATCACATCCACCTACTATTTGCGACAAGTGCCGCGATCGCACTTTTCCTAGCACTAGATACCCCCTTTAAACTCCGTCGTCGTTGTGCATTGCTGGGATTTACCACACTCGTTCTAACGATAATTGCGATCGTCCTCTTTAATCTTGTCGATCCAGCATGGCAATTTAACTCTAGACGGATTGATCAACTATTGATAGTTTGGGGTGGTTCCATCTTCGCTGTATTATCTGGCTTGTCCGTTTTATTAACCAGTCAGCATTCACTCAAATGGCGATGGTTTTTTGGGTCTATATTAATTGTTTCACTGCTGATCAAACCCTATGGATTTTTCAAAGCATTGACGCATCACTCACCCTTTCCAATACAAGGAATTGATCTCACACAAGAGCGAATTCTTTCTAATGCAGAGGTAGCAAATTCTAATTTACTAAGGAATTATGAACAAATTGGAGTATTTGACCCAATTCTAAACAAAGAATTTGCTATTTTTATGGCTGAAAACTTTAAATTGACTGGGATTTTACTTAATCAGGTTGCTCCTGATGTTTTGCTAACTGCTAAACAAGTGGATATTCTTCGTTTAATTGGAGTTACCTCTATTTATCGACATCCCGTCCAGGATGGAACCTTTGTTACTCGACTCAGTTCAGAATTTATCAAAGTGAATAATCCGCTACCAAAAGTGTTTTTGGTGAACTCAACTCAAGCCATTGAAGCAGCCTGTGAGCAGCGAGACTACACCAGAGCGATCGCAGAAATTCAGGCAGCAACTATCAGTCAACCTGCGAGTTTTCAAAAAGCTATTAATGACCTCCGATTTAAATTGGATCATTCTGGTCAAGGGACTCTAGTTTCTTTGCAGGCATTTTCAACTGGCTGGCAACTCAACGGGGTAAAGGCATCAAAGTTTTGTCGAGCTTTCAATGCCTGGCAAGGCGACTTTCAAGCGGGCAAGCCCTATCAGTTAACCTATCTTCCACCCGGTTTACAACTGTCCTGTAGAGTTGCGCTTATGGGTATACTGCTGATGTTGATGGCAGTTGGATTGTCAAATCAACCCTTATTGAAATCTGAAAAGTCCTGA
- a CDS encoding tryptophan-rich conserved hypothetical protein (IMG reference gene:2510097576~PFAM: Tryptophan-rich protein (DUF2389)~TIGRFAM: tryptophan-rich conserved hypothetical protein) yields the protein MQRKQKFPHLVGSKWTAQTKVDGWRHFQVVNRKNQGRWVFAEMVAACDPNVRFWVNASQLKDRSLWQAGWQSLQEMESSKIGV from the coding sequence ATGCAGCGCAAGCAAAAGTTTCCACATCTAGTGGGTTCAAAATGGACTGCTCAAACCAAAGTAGATGGCTGGCGTCATTTTCAGGTAGTGAATCGCAAAAATCAGGGACGATGGGTATTTGCTGAAATGGTTGCGGCCTGCGATCCCAATGTGCGGTTTTGGGTGAACGCTAGCCAACTCAAAGACAGATCTCTTTGGCAGGCAGGGTGGCAATCTCTTCAAGAGATGGAATCATCCAAGATAGGGGTTTAG
- a CDS encoding D-tyrosyl-tRNA(Tyr) deacylase (IMG reference gene:2510097575~PFAM: D-Tyr-tRNA(Tyr) deacylase~TIGRFAM: D-tyrosyl-tRNA(Tyr) deacylase): MRVVVQRVKSSQVSVDGHVVGKIGRGLNLLVGISDTDTEAELNWMTRKCLELRLFPASEGGRFDCSVQEIAGELLVISQFTLYGDCRKGRRPSFERAATPQLAEMLYERFVEKLRASGLKVATGQFGAMMQVTIENDGPVTIFLEREAESTA, from the coding sequence ATGCGTGTTGTAGTTCAACGAGTCAAATCGTCTCAAGTGAGTGTCGATGGGCATGTTGTTGGCAAAATTGGGCGAGGGCTAAATTTGCTGGTAGGCATTTCTGATACCGATACTGAGGCGGAACTGAATTGGATGACTCGCAAATGTTTGGAACTGCGTCTGTTTCCGGCTAGCGAAGGAGGGCGATTTGACTGCTCAGTTCAGGAGATTGCAGGGGAACTGCTGGTCATTAGCCAATTCACGTTGTACGGGGATTGTCGCAAAGGCCGTCGTCCTTCCTTTGAGCGTGCAGCAACACCCCAACTGGCAGAAATGCTATATGAGCGATTTGTTGAAAAGCTGCGAGCAAGTGGCTTAAAAGTAGCAACGGGTCAGTTTGGTGCCATGATGCAGGTGACGATTGAGAATGATGGACCAGTGACGATTTTCCTGGAACGCGAGGCAGAGTCAACTGCTTAA
- a CDS encoding signal transduction histidine kinase (IMG reference gene:2510097574~PFAM: GAF domain; Histidine kinase-, DNA gyrase B-, and HSP90-like ATPase; His Kinase A (phosphoacceptor) domain), with protein MISQEKRLFCRLDGLTVLAREQHRMKIMAELGLLHAEGIPVFEEATQTAAQALEIPICILGVMEAERLRFKSAIGLSRLGLMNELATSRQLSRIESFCTHVVDSQQSLAIADTLAHPAFVNSVLVYQYGIRAYLGVPLIASNGCCVGTLAVMDVDPRQFADRDLEFLQVIARWTMSEFERSQMVNSKTTAAPELIPPVQPVSANLSLANQLRVDLLSHLAQELRTPLTSVMGMASVLNREIYGPLTSKQKEYLNIIHNSGQYLLSLMNEIIELSEFKESNQSLNLSSVDIEMLCQQAINTLEQAAQRREQQIRLTVEPGRRIWLVDKEKVRQMLYHLIFNVIQASTAGSIIRLHVSRREATLDLSIWVSHPWLGEGLPYVEIYSEEPSLVGVGGNSKPYEYDEGYDSMMEASGLADDSSFKGLDFESDRSIETPRKNLGLMLSQHLVELHGGHISIQGSAESGFRYVIHLPRLTETDD; from the coding sequence ATGATCAGTCAAGAAAAGCGGTTGTTTTGTCGTCTAGATGGGCTGACTGTATTAGCTCGTGAGCAGCACCGCATGAAGATAATGGCAGAACTAGGGTTGCTGCACGCTGAGGGCATACCTGTGTTTGAAGAAGCAACCCAAACAGCCGCCCAAGCTCTGGAAATACCCATTTGCATCTTGGGAGTGATGGAGGCAGAGCGTCTGCGTTTTAAGTCAGCAATTGGGCTATCTCGTCTGGGGTTGATGAATGAACTGGCAACCTCACGCCAGCTTTCTCGCATAGAATCCTTTTGCACTCATGTGGTGGACAGTCAACAGTCATTGGCGATCGCAGATACCCTTGCTCATCCCGCCTTTGTTAATAGTGTTTTGGTCTATCAGTACGGCATTCGTGCCTATCTAGGTGTACCGTTAATTGCTTCAAACGGATGCTGCGTGGGCACTTTAGCCGTGATGGATGTTGATCCCCGACAATTTGCAGACCGAGATCTGGAGTTTTTACAAGTGATTGCTCGCTGGACAATGAGCGAGTTTGAGCGATCTCAGATGGTTAACTCCAAAACAACCGCAGCACCAGAGCTCATTCCTCCTGTTCAGCCTGTTTCTGCCAATCTCTCTCTGGCTAATCAACTGCGGGTAGATCTACTCAGCCATCTTGCTCAAGAGTTGCGAACACCGCTAACATCCGTCATGGGTATGGCAAGCGTCTTGAATCGCGAAATTTACGGTCCGCTCACAAGTAAGCAAAAGGAATACCTCAACATCATTCACAACAGCGGGCAGTATTTACTGTCATTAATGAACGAGATTATAGAACTGTCTGAGTTTAAGGAGAGCAATCAGAGTTTAAATCTCAGTTCAGTGGATATTGAAATGCTGTGCCAGCAAGCAATCAATACCTTAGAGCAGGCAGCCCAACGCCGAGAACAGCAAATTCGGCTTACCGTAGAACCTGGCCGTCGGATTTGGTTGGTGGACAAGGAAAAAGTCCGGCAAATGCTATATCACCTAATTTTCAATGTTATCCAGGCTTCAACGGCTGGCAGTATCATTCGGCTGCATGTTTCGCGGCGTGAAGCAACTCTCGATCTGTCAATTTGGGTCTCTCATCCCTGGCTAGGTGAGGGGCTACCCTACGTTGAAATTTACTCTGAAGAACCATCCCTGGTAGGGGTTGGCGGCAATAGTAAGCCGTATGAGTATGATGAGGGTTATGACTCAATGATGGAAGCGTCAGGATTGGCAGATGACAGTTCCTTTAAAGGCCTTGATTTTGAAAGCGATCGCTCGATTGAAACACCTCGCAAAAATCTAGGACTCATGCTAAGTCAGCATTTAGTTGAGTTACATGGTGGGCACATCAGCATACAAGGCAGTGCTGAATCAGGCTTCCGCTATGTCATTCATCTGCCCCGCCTGACTGAAACAGACGATTAA
- a CDS encoding Excinuclease ABC subunit B (IMG reference gene:2510097570~PFAM: Helicase conserved C-terminal domain; UvrB/uvrC motif; Type III restriction enzyme, res subunit; Ultra-violet resistance protein B~TIGRFAM: excinuclease ABC, B subunit): MPQFQIQAPFEPMGDQPKAIAQLTDYIQQGHRYQTLLGATGTGKTHTLARVIDKIGKPTLLLAHNKTLAAQLCNELREFFPNNAVEYFISYYDYYQPEAYIPVTDTYIAKTSSINEEIDMLRHSATRSLFERRDVIVVASISCIYGLGIPAEYLKASIPLRVGEEVNLRGVIRDLVSVQYSRNDLELGRGKFRVKGDVLEIGPAYEDRIIRVEFFGDEIDAIRYVDPVTGATLQSLEGVNVYPARHFVTPEERLKEACEAIEQELKERLEVLEKEGKLLEAQRLEQRTRYDLEILREVGFCNGVENYSRHLAGRAAGEAPECLLDYFPKDWLLAIDESHVTLPQLQGMYNGDQSRKRVLIEHGFRLPSAADNRPLKAEEFWQKVNQCVFVSATPGTWELEVSDGKFDISNDGKKEIKRYITGTGRVVEQVIRPTGVLDPEIFVRPTQGQVDDLYGEIQERAKRGERTLVTTLTKRMAEDLTEYFQERGIRVRYLHSEINSIERIEILQDLRNGDFDVLIGVNLLREGLDLPEVSLVAILDADKEGYLRAERSLIQTIGRAARHINGQAILYADNMTDSMERAITETERRRAIQQAYNEEHGITPQPIVKKQSNSILAFLEVSRRLKAEELDIAYQHASDIPMENIPELITQFEAQMKEAAKKLEFEKAAEFRDKIKNLRDKLLGR, encoded by the coding sequence ATGCCGCAGTTTCAGATTCAAGCACCGTTTGAGCCGATGGGCGATCAACCTAAAGCGATCGCCCAACTGACTGATTACATCCAGCAAGGACATCGCTACCAGACCTTATTGGGTGCAACCGGAACTGGGAAAACCCATACGCTCGCCCGTGTGATCGACAAAATTGGCAAACCTACGCTATTGCTGGCACACAACAAAACCCTGGCAGCCCAGTTGTGTAACGAGTTGCGTGAATTCTTCCCCAACAACGCAGTGGAGTATTTCATCAGTTATTACGATTATTACCAGCCCGAAGCCTACATTCCCGTTACTGACACCTACATCGCCAAAACCTCTTCTATCAATGAAGAAATTGATATGTTGCGCCACTCTGCCACGCGATCGCTGTTTGAGCGTCGGGATGTAATTGTGGTTGCATCCATTAGCTGCATCTATGGTTTGGGGATTCCTGCTGAATATCTAAAAGCGTCAATTCCATTGCGTGTAGGAGAAGAAGTCAACCTGCGGGGGGTGATTCGCGATCTCGTGTCGGTGCAATACAGCCGCAACGATCTGGAACTCGGACGGGGCAAATTCCGCGTCAAAGGCGATGTGCTGGAAATTGGTCCAGCTTATGAAGACCGGATTATTCGCGTCGAGTTTTTTGGTGACGAAATTGATGCAATTCGCTACGTTGATCCGGTCACTGGAGCAACTCTGCAAAGTCTGGAAGGGGTAAATGTGTACCCAGCTCGCCACTTTGTGACACCAGAGGAACGGTTGAAGGAAGCGTGTGAAGCGATCGAACAAGAGTTAAAAGAACGACTGGAAGTCTTGGAAAAAGAAGGCAAACTCCTGGAAGCACAGCGGTTAGAACAACGCACTCGCTACGATCTGGAAATTTTGCGGGAAGTGGGCTTTTGCAATGGAGTAGAAAACTACTCCCGTCACTTGGCTGGACGCGCCGCTGGTGAGGCTCCAGAGTGTTTGTTAGATTACTTCCCAAAAGACTGGTTGCTAGCGATCGATGAATCTCACGTAACGTTGCCTCAACTGCAGGGAATGTATAACGGTGACCAATCCCGCAAACGGGTGCTTATTGAACATGGCTTCCGGCTACCCAGCGCTGCAGATAACCGTCCCCTTAAGGCAGAAGAATTTTGGCAGAAGGTGAACCAGTGCGTGTTTGTGTCAGCCACGCCAGGAACCTGGGAGTTAGAAGTCTCCGATGGCAAGTTTGATATCAGCAACGATGGCAAGAAAGAAATCAAACGCTACATTACTGGGACTGGGCGGGTGGTAGAGCAGGTAATCCGTCCAACTGGAGTGCTCGATCCAGAGATTTTCGTTCGTCCCACGCAAGGGCAAGTGGATGATCTGTATGGCGAAATTCAGGAGCGCGCAAAGCGGGGGGAACGCACCCTTGTTACAACGCTTACCAAACGTATGGCAGAGGATTTAACCGAATACTTCCAGGAACGCGGGATTCGGGTGCGTTATTTGCATTCAGAAATCAACTCGATTGAGCGCATCGAAATTTTGCAAGACCTACGAAATGGGGATTTTGATGTGTTGATTGGGGTGAACCTGTTGCGGGAAGGATTGGATTTGCCAGAGGTATCACTGGTAGCTATTTTAGATGCAGATAAGGAAGGTTATCTGCGGGCAGAGCGATCGCTGATTCAGACGATTGGACGCGCCGCCCGTCACATTAATGGGCAGGCAATCCTCTATGCCGATAACATGACCGACAGTATGGAGCGTGCCATTACTGAAACTGAGCGTCGTCGCGCCATCCAGCAGGCTTATAACGAGGAACACGGAATTACACCGCAGCCAATTGTCAAAAAGCAAAGCAATTCCATCCTGGCGTTTCTAGAAGTGTCGCGGCGTTTGAAAGCGGAAGAATTGGACATTGCCTATCAGCACGCCAGTGACATTCCTATGGAAAATATTCCTGAACTGATTACGCAGTTTGAAGCCCAAATGAAAGAAGCGGCGAAGAAGCTGGAATTTGAGAAAGCGGCAGAATTTCGCGACAAAATCAAAAACCTACGTGACAAATTGTTAGGACGTTAG
- a CDS encoding methyltransferase family protein (IMG reference gene:2510097571), producing the protein MDDQKAGLLEKIRQQFDTAPYPRVPLERSPKGEVQNLYIHDLVTSYYVRNQQVTEPAGKVILDAGCGSGYKSLILAEANPGAKIVGIDLSEESVKLARERLKYHGFDNTEFHALTIEELPNLGMEFDYINCDEVLYLLTDPVVGLKAMKSVLKPDGIIRANFHSRLQRAMFHQAQEFFTLMGLMDSSPNEAELSAVRDVMRSLKDGVLVKSRTWHPGFETDDDRLLANHLLRGDKGVNIPEFFSILRAADLEFISMVNWWQWNLVELFKDFTELPVSVAFTLADKTVEEQLHLFELLHPYHRLLDIWCGHPGQGKTYTPIDDWAESQWQAGTVYINPQLKTDAFKQELISCISEFKLFEISQYLQKTDNPINVDNLIASCLLLLLERPQSVNAIVHHWKMLRPLNPVTLQPTTAEEAFETVKQRLIELEHQGYVMLATS; encoded by the coding sequence ATGGATGATCAAAAAGCTGGGTTGCTCGAAAAAATCCGCCAACAATTTGACACTGCTCCTTACCCCAGAGTGCCGCTAGAGCGATCGCCCAAAGGAGAAGTCCAGAATCTCTACATTCATGATCTGGTTACTTCTTACTATGTGCGGAATCAACAAGTGACCGAACCAGCCGGTAAAGTGATTTTGGATGCGGGCTGTGGATCGGGCTACAAATCGTTGATCCTGGCGGAAGCAAATCCGGGTGCCAAAATTGTTGGGATTGATCTATCAGAAGAATCCGTTAAACTTGCACGCGAACGCTTGAAATATCACGGATTTGACAATACGGAATTTCATGCCCTGACCATTGAAGAATTGCCCAACCTGGGCATGGAATTTGACTATATCAATTGTGATGAGGTGCTGTATCTGCTCACTGATCCCGTTGTTGGATTGAAAGCCATGAAATCAGTCCTCAAACCAGATGGCATTATTCGTGCTAACTTTCACAGCCGCCTGCAACGAGCAATGTTCCACCAGGCGCAAGAGTTCTTCACTCTGATGGGACTAATGGATAGCTCACCCAACGAAGCTGAACTATCGGCTGTGAGAGATGTGATGCGATCGCTGAAGGACGGGGTTTTGGTGAAATCGAGAACCTGGCACCCTGGATTTGAAACCGATGACGATCGCCTGCTAGCTAATCACTTATTACGAGGAGACAAAGGCGTTAACATTCCAGAATTTTTCTCGATTCTGCGAGCGGCCGATCTGGAATTTATCAGCATGGTGAACTGGTGGCAATGGAACCTGGTAGAACTGTTCAAAGATTTCACCGAACTCCCGGTTTCAGTCGCATTCACCCTGGCTGATAAAACTGTAGAAGAGCAACTGCACCTGTTTGAACTACTCCATCCCTATCATCGTCTGCTCGACATTTGGTGTGGGCATCCGGGGCAAGGGAAAACTTACACCCCAATAGATGATTGGGCAGAATCGCAATGGCAAGCAGGAACAGTTTATATCAATCCACAGTTGAAAACGGATGCCTTCAAGCAAGAGCTAATTTCCTGCATTTCAGAGTTCAAGTTATTTGAAATCAGTCAATATCTGCAAAAAACTGATAATCCCATTAACGTGGATAATCTGATTGCCAGTTGCTTGCTGTTACTGCTTGAGCGCCCCCAATCTGTCAATGCGATTGTGCATCACTGGAAAATGCTACGCCCGCTCAATCCTGTGACTCTCCAGCCTACGACAGCAGAGGAAGCCTTTGAGACAGTGAAGCAACGCCTGATTGAACTAGAACACCAGGGGTATGTGATGTTGGCAACTTCGTAA